GGACGACTGGAACGAATGGCCGGCTTCCCTCGGTGCTCCGTACACCGATGTTGATCGCAATGGTGCGTACGACCCGGCGATCGACGTGCCCGGCCCGCCGTTGGCGGATCAGGCACTCTGGTACGTGGCGAACGATCTGAGCTGGGTGCGAAGCATGAACCTCGCGGGATCCACTCCGATCGGACTGGAGATGCAGAGGTCGGTGTGGGCACATCGCCGCGCAGGTGCGCTCGGTGATGCCATCTTCCAATCCTCCCGCGTGATCAACAAGAGCGGCGTTCCACTGGATTCGGTGTACCTTGTGCAATGGGCAGATCCCGACGTGGGGGATGCGGGCGACGATCTTGTGGGGTGCGATACCCTCCTTGGCCTCGGGTTTGCGTACAACGGCGAGACGGTTGATCTGCAGTACGGCTCAACGCCTCCGGCGGTAGGGTTCTTGTTGCTCCAGGGTCCGGTCGTGCCAGGGGCCCCGACGGATACCGCGCTGTATGGGTTTTCTCGCCGTCCCGGCTATCGCAACCTCCCTCTGAGCGCATTCAACTTCTTTTCGTCAGGGTATAGCGGCTATTATGATCCGGACCAGGGTCCCGGCTCGAGAGGATGCTGGAATTGGCAGAATCTCATGAAGGGGCTGGTCGGCGCCAGCGGGAGGCCGTACGTCGATCCTGCCACGCAAGATACCACGCGATTTGTCTTCAGCGGTGATCCTGTTGCCGGTACGGGATGGGTAGACGGTAGCCTACTCCTGCCGAATGACCGTCGCCTGTGCGTGGTGACCGGCCCATTCACGATGGCGCCCGGCGACACCCAGGAGATCGCCGGTGTGTGGTATGCCGCCCGTGGAGCGGACCGGCTTGCGAGCGTTGCCGCCCTGAAGAGGGGTGGCGCAACACTGCGCGCGATGTATACGAGCATATGTAACGGATCGATCCCTCCGCACATGACCCATGTGCTGATGAGGAACGCCGATCAGGCCATGCTATCATTTCGTGCTGATGCGCGGGGAGCTGCGGTGGCAGGCATCCAGGTCCAACTGAAGCGATACGACGGCACCGTGATCTCAACCGTTCCCCTCGCCGATGACGGATCGCACCAGGATGAGAGTGCCGCCGACGGCATCTTCGGAGGGGCAGTACAGATGGCGCCTCTAGCACAGGGGCTGTACGCGGATGCAGTGATCACCTATGCCAACGGCGCGATCGTCCCCTGGGCCCATATCGTGGACAACATCACCACGGCGGATGTTGCCGTCAGTTCCGTCGTGGTCGTGTCCGACAATATCAACAGCGATGGCGTGCCGAACCCCGGAGAACATGTGCGGTATGTCGTCGGCGTACGGAATGCATCATCCATTGCACTCGGGCCCCTGGTGATCTCCGTCGCACCCGAAGAGTCCGGGCATACCCTCCAGATCGGGACGCTGGAGGGGAAGAGTACGTACCTGCGTCCCTTACGATGCAAATGACCCGTCGTCATACGTGTCCTTCTATGTTCCATCGTGGACCACCGATTCTACGCTTGCCGTCGCGTTGGTCCTTGCCGATGCGAGCGACAATGTGTGGCGGGACACCCTCGTCTTCCCGGTGAGCCCTCTGAAGAGCATCGTGTACACGAGTCCGGTGCAGCATGTTGCCGGGTCTGCGACCGGAGCCTTCGAGATCTCGGTTGTCGACACGTCGGCTCTCAAGAGCCATCTGTATGTCATCCGTGGGGTCGTGGATGCGCAGGGTGGGACCACGGGATACTCGGTCAAAGATTCGACCACCGGCATGGTCCTGCTCGAGAACAGCCCTCTCCCCGACGACCTCGGCCATACGAGTCCGGTGATCGATGGTTTCAAAGTGTTGATCGGGACGATCGATACACATCCCGGCATGCGGTCCTGGAAACGCACTTCGGGATACCGGCGATTTTCCCCGGTCGGAGGGTTTGCGGGGATCGGATTGGAGGGCTTCTCCGTACTGTTCAACCCTGAGGCGTATGACAGGTCCCGGGGCACCATGGGGATGGCCGGCAACCTGACGATCGATGGATTTAAAACGTCGCTCGGCGTGGCAGAGTATCACACCGTGCTGCTGAAGCTCGCTGCCGTGTCGCCCTTCGGACTCTGGGACCCCGGGGCGGTTCCTGCTGACGAGAACGTCTCCCGCGCGTACCGGTACCTCGCGTCGGCCGATGCTGCACCGGCAGAGGCCTCGTTCCAGCCATGGATCGTGCACCCTGGCTCCGGTTACCCGTATCAGGGGTACGACTATTCCGTGCCGTTCTCTGCGTGGGACATGGAGACCGATCCGCCGACGCGCCTGGCGGTCGGATGTCTCGAGAACAACGTTGCAGGTGGGCTCGTGGATGGACGGTACTGGCCTGGCACCACGCCGGGCAACAACGCCGTTGCCCGTGAGTTCGCTTTCATATTCAAGACACCATACACGGCCTCAGCGGATCCTGCTCTTGCTGTGAATATGGATGCGCGTTCATCCACCCCCATCATGTGGGTCCTGACGTGCGCCCGCGGCGGCGAGGAGCCCTGGTCCGCCCTGGATCAATTCTCGATCATTGCGAGTCATATGCCGACGCCTGCAGATGTATGGACGTTCAACCCGACGGTCGTGACGGATGTGGTGGAAGCGGCAGCCCCGTCATCGTTCGCGCTCTTGCAGAACTATCCCAATCCGTTCAACCCCAGTTCAGATATCCGATATCAGATATCTGAATTCAGCAATGTACGCCTTGCCGTCTATGATATCCTCGGGCGCGAAGTGGCCGTACTGGTGAACGAGAAGAAAGCGCCCGGAGCGTACCAGGTGCGGTTCGATGCATCGTCC
This DNA window, taken from Ignavibacteriota bacterium, encodes the following:
- a CDS encoding T9SS type A sorting domain-containing protein, which produces METDPPTRLAVGCLENNVAGGLVDGRYWPGTTPGNNAVAREFAFIFKTPYTASADPALAVNMDARSSTPIMWVLTCARGGEEPWSALDQFSIIASHMPTPADVWTFNPTVVTDVVEAAAPSSFALLQNYPNPFNPSSDIRYQISEFSNVRLAVYDILGREVAVLVNEKKAPGAYQVRFDASSLSSGVYFYRLQVRPSDSVFGRDSRDGAGTQVETRKMLLLR